A single region of the Rathayibacter rathayi genome encodes:
- the cofC gene encoding 2-phospho-L-lactate guanylyltransferase, with the protein MTGWSAVVVFKGRGGSKTRLDVPGRAALAEAFLLDTLAAVAAAEPVAALLLVTSDIGAVERALIEHPQLVVVPDPGTLDAAVSIGASTALRRRPDAPVIALTGDLPALVPSDLARALATRALPAVVPDREGSGTTALLLAAGALVAPAFGPGSLARHRDAGCTVLALPGTSTLRLDVDTIADLSDAEEAGVGPHTARALAAAA; encoded by the coding sequence GTGACCGGCTGGAGCGCGGTCGTCGTGTTCAAGGGCCGCGGCGGCTCGAAGACGCGCCTCGATGTGCCGGGGCGCGCGGCACTGGCCGAGGCATTCCTTCTGGACACCCTCGCCGCCGTCGCCGCCGCGGAGCCGGTCGCCGCCCTGCTCCTGGTCACCTCGGACATCGGCGCGGTCGAGCGCGCGCTCATCGAACATCCGCAGCTGGTGGTGGTGCCCGACCCGGGAACCCTCGACGCCGCCGTCTCGATCGGCGCCTCGACCGCCCTGCGCCGGCGACCGGATGCCCCGGTGATCGCCCTGACCGGCGACCTGCCCGCGCTCGTGCCGTCAGACCTCGCCCGGGCCCTCGCCACGCGCGCCCTGCCCGCCGTCGTCCCCGATCGCGAGGGGAGTGGCACCACGGCGCTCCTCCTCGCCGCCGGAGCCCTCGTCGCTCCCGCGTTCGGCCCGGGCTCGCTCGCGCGTCATCGCGACGCGGGCTGCACGGTCCTCGCGTTGCCCGGCACGTCGACGCTGCGCCTGGACGTCGACACGATCGCCGACCTGAGTGATGCGGAGGAGGCGGGCGTCGGCCCCCATACGGCGCGCGCGCTCGCGGCGGCGGCCTGA
- the cofE gene encoding coenzyme F420-0:L-glutamate ligase → MSETRVQAWALDGIPEVAPGDDLLELILAAVAGAAPQDRPVDGDILVVTSKIVSKAEGRVVAAADREDAITAETVRVVATRAYGSGITRIVENRLGIVQAAAGVDASNVAEGTVLLLPVDPDASARVLCAGLRERLGARVGVLISDTLGRAWRVGQTDAAIGAAGVLIVDDLRGGVDALGRALGVTMPAVADEIAALGDLVKGKSSGRPVAVVRGLGRLVTDVESPGARTLTRTGPDDMFRLGADEAFAEGFAAGVAAREERG, encoded by the coding sequence GTGAGCGAGACGCGCGTGCAGGCTTGGGCCCTTGACGGCATCCCGGAGGTGGCGCCCGGCGACGATCTGCTGGAGCTGATCCTCGCGGCCGTCGCGGGCGCCGCTCCCCAGGACCGGCCCGTAGACGGCGACATCCTCGTGGTCACGAGCAAAATCGTCTCGAAGGCGGAGGGGCGCGTCGTCGCCGCGGCCGACCGGGAGGACGCGATCACCGCCGAGACCGTCCGTGTCGTCGCCACCCGCGCGTACGGGTCCGGAATTACCCGCATCGTCGAGAATCGGCTCGGGATCGTGCAGGCGGCGGCCGGAGTCGACGCCAGCAACGTCGCGGAGGGGACGGTCCTCCTGCTCCCCGTCGACCCCGACGCCTCCGCCCGGGTGCTCTGCGCGGGACTGCGGGAGCGGCTCGGCGCGCGGGTCGGCGTGCTCATCAGCGACACCCTGGGCCGCGCCTGGCGGGTCGGCCAGACCGACGCCGCGATCGGAGCCGCGGGCGTGCTCATCGTCGACGACCTACGCGGCGGTGTGGACGCCCTCGGCCGCGCCCTCGGCGTGACCATGCCCGCCGTGGCCGACGAGATCGCGGCGCTCGGCGATCTCGTGAAGGGCAAGTCGAGCGGTCGGCCGGTGGCCGTGGTGCGCGGGCTCGGCCGTCTCGTGACGGACGTCGAGAGCCCCGGCGCCCGCACGCTGACCCGCACCGGCCCCGACGACATGTTCCGCCTCGGCGCCGACGAGGCCTTCGCCGAGGGTTTCGCGGCCGGAGTCGCGGCGCGCGAGGAGCGCGGGTGA
- the coaD gene encoding pantetheine-phosphate adenylyltransferase yields the protein MARIAVVPGSFDPVTLGHLDVIERAARLVDELHVVVVHNPAKTALLPITQRVALIEQSIAEAGVQGRIVVASWSMGLLVDYCTDVGASILVKGIRSQVDVAYETPMAIVNRNLAHVETVFLLPDPAHAHVSSSLVRQVSSLGGDVAPYVPPAVAAYLSAG from the coding sequence ATGGCCCGCATCGCCGTCGTCCCCGGCTCCTTCGACCCCGTGACCCTGGGGCACCTCGACGTGATCGAGCGGGCCGCGCGCCTGGTCGACGAGCTGCACGTCGTGGTCGTGCACAACCCCGCCAAGACGGCCCTGCTGCCGATCACGCAGCGCGTCGCGCTGATCGAGCAGTCGATCGCGGAGGCGGGAGTTCAGGGGCGCATCGTCGTCGCCTCGTGGAGCATGGGCCTGCTCGTCGACTACTGCACCGACGTCGGCGCCAGCATCCTGGTGAAGGGCATCCGCTCCCAGGTCGATGTCGCCTACGAGACGCCGATGGCGATCGTGAACCGCAACCTCGCGCATGTGGAGACGGTGTTCCTCCTGCCGGATCCTGCGCACGCCCATGTGTCCAGCTCGCTGGTGCGGCAGGTGTCCTCCCTCGGCGGCGATGTAGCGCCGTACGTGCCGCCCGCGGTCGCCGCCTACCTCTCCGCCGGCTGA
- a CDS encoding ATP-dependent DNA helicase RecG, translating to MIPDPLDAALAPLVGPRTASAVEKAFGYRTVGELLGHYPRRYAKRGELTALSRLPVGESVTIVAEVREVRERPMRNRRGTLLEVVISDGSGTLSLTFFGQPWRAAKLHRGVRGIFAGTVSMFRDTPQLTHPDYRLFDDEEAVAADSGGELAKDWAERPIPIYPATSALSSWQLQAAIGVLLDGLREVPDPMPEQVRAGRSLLGLGEALELIHRPQREGEEAQARETLRFHEAFLLQLALLERRASARTTPATARVPTRGGLLARFDAGLPFALTGDQTAVGREIAADLATENPMTRLVQGEVGSGKTLVALRAMLATAESGGQAALLAPTEVLAGQHLRSIATTLGPELAAELVPTLLTGGLGAAERRAALLRIVSGSAKIVVGTHALLGDSVTFYDLGLVVIDEQHRFGVDQRDALRRKGARPPHVLVLTATPIPRTVAMTVFGDLDTSTIRELPAGRPGITSHVVPLAEHPAWIARAWERAEEEIRSGHQVYLVCPAIEPGEPAEGAQPAGEDAASPLTTVAATLEGVRAHPLLGQRRSAALHGRMTTEEKDAVMRAFAAGEIDVLVSTTVIEVGVDVPNASMMVVLDAERFGVSQLHQLRGRIGRGGVAGVCLFVTAAVAGTIARERVEAVAATLDGFALAEVDLELRREGDVLGDSQSGGRSSLRLLRVVQDADVIVEARALAERLIAEDPSLAAHDRLRAALERRVQDRDREFLAKS from the coding sequence GTGATCCCGGACCCCCTCGACGCCGCTCTCGCGCCGCTGGTCGGGCCGCGCACCGCGAGCGCTGTCGAGAAGGCGTTCGGCTACCGCACGGTCGGTGAGCTGCTGGGCCACTACCCGCGCCGCTACGCGAAGCGGGGTGAGTTGACGGCGCTCTCGCGGCTCCCCGTGGGAGAGAGTGTGACGATCGTGGCCGAGGTGCGCGAGGTGCGCGAGCGTCCGATGCGCAACCGGCGGGGAACACTGCTGGAGGTCGTGATCTCTGACGGCTCGGGCACGCTGTCGCTGACCTTCTTCGGGCAGCCCTGGCGCGCGGCGAAACTGCACCGCGGCGTGCGCGGGATCTTCGCGGGCACGGTGTCGATGTTCCGCGACACGCCCCAGCTCACCCACCCCGACTACCGCCTGTTCGACGACGAGGAAGCGGTCGCCGCAGACTCGGGTGGTGAGCTGGCGAAGGACTGGGCCGAGCGCCCCATCCCGATCTACCCCGCGACCAGCGCACTCTCGAGCTGGCAGCTCCAGGCCGCGATCGGCGTGCTGCTGGATGGCCTGCGCGAGGTGCCCGATCCGATGCCGGAGCAGGTGCGCGCCGGCCGCTCGCTGCTCGGGCTCGGTGAGGCGCTGGAACTCATCCACCGGCCGCAGCGGGAGGGTGAGGAGGCGCAGGCCCGCGAGACGCTGCGCTTCCACGAGGCGTTCCTCCTGCAACTGGCCCTGCTTGAGCGCCGCGCTTCGGCGCGTACCACCCCCGCGACCGCCCGCGTTCCTACTCGCGGCGGCCTCCTCGCGCGTTTCGACGCCGGCCTGCCGTTCGCCCTCACCGGGGATCAGACCGCAGTGGGGCGCGAGATTGCCGCCGACCTGGCGACCGAGAACCCGATGACTCGTCTCGTGCAGGGCGAGGTCGGCTCCGGGAAGACCCTCGTCGCGCTCCGGGCGATGCTCGCGACGGCCGAGAGCGGCGGCCAGGCCGCCCTGCTCGCGCCGACCGAGGTCCTCGCGGGTCAGCACCTCCGCTCGATCGCGACGACGCTCGGTCCCGAACTCGCGGCCGAGCTGGTGCCGACCCTCCTCACGGGAGGGCTGGGCGCGGCCGAGCGGCGTGCCGCGCTGCTGCGGATCGTCTCGGGCTCGGCGAAGATTGTCGTCGGCACCCACGCGCTCCTCGGCGACTCCGTCACGTTCTACGATCTGGGTCTCGTCGTGATCGACGAGCAGCACCGCTTCGGGGTCGACCAGCGCGACGCTCTGCGCCGCAAGGGCGCGCGGCCGCCGCATGTGCTCGTGCTGACGGCCACGCCGATCCCGCGCACCGTCGCGATGACCGTTTTCGGTGACCTCGACACCTCGACCATCCGCGAGCTGCCCGCGGGGCGCCCGGGGATCACTAGCCATGTGGTGCCCCTCGCCGAGCACCCCGCCTGGATCGCGCGGGCCTGGGAGCGGGCCGAGGAGGAGATCCGTTCGGGTCACCAGGTCTACCTCGTCTGCCCGGCGATCGAGCCGGGCGAGCCTGCCGAGGGCGCGCAGCCGGCCGGGGAGGACGCCGCTTCGCCGCTCACGACGGTCGCGGCGACGCTCGAGGGTGTCCGCGCGCATCCGCTGCTCGGACAGCGCCGATCGGCCGCGTTGCACGGGCGGATGACGACGGAGGAGAAGGACGCCGTGATGCGCGCCTTCGCTGCGGGCGAGATCGACGTGCTGGTCTCGACGACGGTGATCGAGGTCGGCGTCGACGTGCCGAACGCCTCGATGATGGTCGTGCTCGACGCCGAGCGCTTCGGAGTCTCGCAGCTGCATCAGCTCCGCGGCCGGATCGGGCGCGGCGGAGTCGCGGGAGTGTGCCTCTTCGTCACGGCGGCGGTGGCGGGCACCATTGCGCGCGAGCGGGTCGAGGCGGTCGCAGCGACGCTCGACGGCTTCGCTCTCGCCGAGGTCGACCTGGAACTGCGCCGCGAGGGCGATGTGCTGGGCGACTCGCAGTCCGGTGGCCGCTCCTCGCTCCGCCTGCTCCGGGTGGTGCAGGACGCGGACGTCATCGTGGAGGCGCGGGCGCTCGCCGAGCGCCTGATCGCGGAGGATCCGTCCCTCGCCGCGCACGACCGCCTCCGTGCCGCGCTGGAGCGTCGGGTGCAGGACCGCGACCGGGAGTTCCTCGCCAAGAGCTAG
- a CDS encoding DUF3488 and transglutaminase-like domain-containing protein has protein sequence MSRRAEGDPRAGSAPLSALLWLAITAAAAGTGRLLVGVDWLVLLACAVAVVLGVPAAARALRVHPVVPPILGTLTVVGVLTAMFVPARALLFVIPTPAAVAQAEALAQGGVASIAQQGLPAVADNGISFLLIGGVVVLAWAADLFAFSVRLPALAGLFPAALLAVPAIIDPSAVSWLSLVVTALAYAGVLAASAVPGRPSATAALLPSLAAVTAVVLGAGLLAGSASGFTRITAASGVSGSLFNGAIDPVVALGADLRRPNPVTVLRYATDSDLPVYLRVLTVSDFDGDDWGPNATEETAPIDQPIAPEGLAESVPRQSEEVDVSVETLRSQWLPVPYPVASLTGVGDGWLQDVQDGSIRGDATTRSGDDYKVQALRLEPDPQQLLAAPAPTGVDRYLSLPDDVPEIVSTTAQEVTAGAPTAYDRARALQTYFRSSQFRYSEQTPAEEGYDGDGVGVLAAFLDQKEGYCVHYASAMAVMARELGIPSRLAIGYQPGSVVPSRGNNLTTYRVFSSDLHAWPELYFEGVGWLPFEPTPSRGAPASYTLPSATASTGPTIPGAAAGTTPGASSAPAATPTSTAASPTPTPDAVGASDTVAAPAVTLWVLLFLLLLVPWLLRAIQRAVRRRSARAGSVEAAWAELLANARDLGIPVVETESPRAQESRMAGALDPGAGALLHDLRERVERRRYSPAPTESAAWDDAVAVAGALRSSVGPGRRVLAMLVPRSALDPVARLARPRSAL, from the coding sequence ATGAGCCGCCGCGCCGAGGGCGATCCGCGCGCCGGATCGGCTCCGCTCAGCGCTCTGCTCTGGCTGGCCATCACCGCCGCGGCCGCGGGCACGGGCCGACTCCTCGTCGGTGTCGACTGGTTAGTGCTGCTCGCGTGTGCGGTCGCTGTCGTGCTCGGTGTCCCAGCGGCGGCGCGGGCGCTGCGGGTGCACCCCGTCGTCCCGCCGATCCTCGGCACGCTCACCGTGGTCGGCGTCCTGACCGCGATGTTCGTGCCCGCCCGGGCGCTGCTGTTCGTGATCCCGACCCCCGCCGCGGTGGCGCAGGCGGAGGCGCTCGCGCAGGGCGGCGTCGCCTCGATCGCGCAGCAGGGGTTGCCCGCCGTCGCCGACAACGGGATCTCGTTCCTCCTGATCGGCGGAGTGGTCGTGCTCGCCTGGGCGGCGGACCTGTTCGCCTTCTCGGTGCGACTGCCCGCGCTGGCGGGGCTGTTCCCGGCCGCGCTGCTCGCGGTGCCGGCGATCATTGATCCGTCCGCCGTGTCCTGGCTGAGCCTGGTCGTCACGGCGCTCGCCTACGCCGGCGTGCTCGCCGCCAGCGCCGTCCCCGGCCGCCCGAGCGCGACGGCGGCTCTGCTGCCCTCACTCGCTGCCGTCACCGCGGTCGTCCTCGGAGCGGGCCTGCTCGCCGGGTCCGCCAGCGGCTTCACCCGCATAACCGCCGCCTCCGGCGTCTCGGGCAGCCTCTTCAACGGGGCGATCGACCCCGTGGTCGCGCTGGGCGCCGATCTTCGCCGCCCCAACCCCGTGACGGTGCTGCGCTATGCCACCGACTCCGACCTGCCCGTCTACCTCCGCGTGCTCACCGTCTCGGACTTCGACGGCGACGACTGGGGGCCGAACGCGACCGAGGAGACCGCTCCGATCGACCAGCCGATCGCGCCTGAGGGGCTCGCCGAGAGCGTGCCGCGCCAGTCGGAGGAGGTGGACGTCTCGGTGGAGACGCTACGAAGCCAGTGGCTCCCCGTGCCGTACCCCGTCGCCTCGCTGACCGGCGTGGGTGACGGCTGGCTGCAGGACGTGCAGGACGGCTCGATCCGCGGCGACGCGACCACCCGCTCGGGCGACGACTACAAGGTGCAGGCGCTACGGCTCGAGCCCGACCCGCAGCAACTGCTCGCCGCTCCCGCGCCGACGGGTGTGGACCGCTACCTCTCGCTGCCCGACGACGTCCCCGAGATCGTCAGCACCACCGCCCAGGAGGTCACCGCCGGCGCGCCGACCGCCTACGACAGGGCTCGTGCACTGCAGACGTACTTCCGTTCGTCGCAGTTCCGCTACTCAGAGCAAACCCCGGCCGAGGAGGGCTACGACGGCGACGGCGTGGGCGTTCTCGCCGCGTTCCTGGACCAGAAGGAGGGCTACTGCGTCCACTACGCCTCGGCGATGGCGGTGATGGCACGCGAGCTCGGAATCCCGTCGCGACTCGCGATCGGCTACCAGCCCGGCTCGGTCGTCCCCTCTCGGGGCAACAATCTGACCACCTACCGGGTGTTCTCCTCGGATCTGCACGCGTGGCCCGAGCTGTACTTCGAGGGCGTGGGCTGGCTGCCCTTCGAGCCGACGCCGAGCCGAGGGGCGCCGGCCTCCTACACTCTCCCGAGCGCGACGGCCTCGACGGGCCCGACGATTCCCGGAGCGGCGGCCGGCACCACTCCCGGCGCGTCCAGCGCCCCTGCGGCGACGCCGACGTCCACCGCCGCGTCCCCCACGCCGACCCCCGACGCTGTCGGCGCCTCGGACACCGTGGCGGCTCCGGCGGTGACGCTCTGGGTGCTGCTGTTCCTGCTGCTGCTCGTGCCCTGGCTGCTGCGCGCGATCCAGCGCGCGGTGCGTCGGCGTTCCGCTCGCGCCGGCTCCGTCGAGGCGGCCTGGGCCGAGCTCCTCGCGAACGCCCGCGACCTGGGGATCCCCGTGGTGGAGACGGAGTCGCCGCGCGCGCAGGAGTCCCGCATGGCCGGTGCACTCGACCCCGGGGCCGGGGCGCTGCTGCACGACCTGCGCGAGCGCGTCGAACGCCGCCGGTACTCGCCGGCTCCCACCGAGTCGGCGGCGTGGGACGACGCGGTCGCCGTGGCCGGCGCGCTGCGCAGCTCGGTCGGCCCTGGGCGACGAGTGCTGGCGATGCTCGTCCCGCGCTCGGCGCTCGACCCGGTCGCCCGGCTCGCACGTCCGAGGTCCGCCCTATGA
- a CDS encoding DUF58 domain-containing protein has product MPTEARTVEAPSTRLGGLPALRGIALTLRGWVLVLLGVAGVLSAPLWAVRELLFLGLVLLGLPLGALVSLALAAPSLRVQRRFTPQSVAAGDVVEVEVLLENRGRAVHSGAHAHDRLERVQSGVVVGRPVAEGAFGLPVVPAGGRVRARYRLPAERRGIHRVGPLRLVRGDGLGLALRESVVGAAQPFVVSPRVVPLQSDVLDAHGAGGSSPVARATAGAGTDDVIPRDYRPGDAMRRVHWRASARSGELMVRQDEQNTDPHAWILLETRAERVLERRDDERLEWAVSMTASLAVHLLERGFETHLVETGADGEPEHSEDEREVAHDVLLRLAELAPSRGSVDAVTRISAEMRDTGGVHPVFAVLTRLLESDLDALASLAAQARPAIAFVVAGTAEEETALASLGWYAVAVDPSASVEGAWAQALALRVVA; this is encoded by the coding sequence GTGCCGACTGAGGCCCGCACCGTCGAGGCCCCCTCGACCCGCCTGGGCGGCCTGCCCGCGCTCCGCGGGATCGCGCTGACGCTGCGCGGCTGGGTGCTCGTGCTGCTGGGCGTCGCGGGAGTGCTGAGTGCGCCGCTCTGGGCGGTCCGGGAGCTGCTGTTTCTCGGCCTGGTCCTGCTCGGGCTGCCACTGGGCGCCCTGGTGTCGTTGGCCCTGGCCGCGCCGTCCTTGCGCGTGCAGCGCCGGTTCACTCCGCAGAGCGTGGCGGCCGGCGATGTGGTGGAGGTCGAGGTGCTGCTGGAGAACCGCGGCCGTGCGGTGCACAGCGGGGCACACGCCCACGACCGCCTGGAGCGCGTGCAGAGCGGAGTCGTCGTCGGGCGGCCGGTGGCCGAGGGCGCCTTCGGTCTGCCGGTCGTCCCGGCCGGGGGCCGCGTGCGTGCCCGCTACCGCCTGCCTGCCGAGCGGCGCGGCATCCACCGCGTCGGTCCGCTGCGCCTCGTGCGCGGCGACGGCCTCGGGCTGGCGCTGCGGGAGAGCGTCGTGGGCGCTGCTCAGCCGTTCGTGGTGTCTCCGCGGGTCGTGCCGCTGCAGAGCGACGTCTTGGATGCGCACGGAGCCGGCGGGTCGAGCCCGGTCGCGCGCGCCACGGCCGGCGCCGGCACCGACGACGTGATCCCGCGCGACTACCGCCCGGGTGACGCGATGCGCCGCGTGCACTGGCGCGCGAGTGCCCGCTCCGGCGAGCTGATGGTCCGCCAGGACGAGCAGAACACGGACCCGCACGCCTGGATCCTGCTAGAGACCCGCGCCGAGCGCGTGCTCGAGCGCCGCGACGACGAGCGGCTGGAGTGGGCGGTGTCGATGACGGCGTCGCTCGCGGTGCACCTGCTCGAGCGAGGCTTCGAGACGCACCTCGTCGAGACCGGCGCGGACGGCGAGCCGGAACACTCCGAGGACGAGCGGGAGGTGGCGCACGACGTGCTGCTGCGCCTGGCCGAGCTGGCACCCTCGCGCGGGTCGGTCGATGCGGTGACCCGGATCTCGGCCGAGATGCGCGACACCGGGGGAGTGCACCCCGTGTTCGCCGTGCTCACGCGCCTGCTCGAATCCGACCTCGACGCCCTCGCCTCCCTGGCCGCGCAGGCCCGGCCGGCGATCGCCTTCGTCGTCGCCGGCACCGCGGAGGAGGAGACGGCCCTGGCCTCGCTGGGCTGGTACGCGGTCGCCGTCGACCCGAGTGCCTCGGTCGAGGGGGCGTGGGCGCAGGCCCTCGCGCTGCGGGTGGTGGCATGA
- a CDS encoding AAA family ATPase, with product MTSLEDTRSAAGRRAAPETPLTREEFTAHCGAVLENLTRVIDGKSAEVSMALTVFLAGGHLLMEDVPGTGKTVLAKSLAASVGGSVARIQFTPDLLPSDVTGVSVYNQATLDFEFKPGPVFANILIGDEINRASPKTQSALLECMEERQVSVDGVTHLLPRPFAVIATQNPVEMEGTYSLPEAQRDRFMARLSLGYPDERAELEMIRTRDSASPLEELQPVVGLAELERMMAYVRSVYVAPPVQEYVVAIMQATRVDPELRLGGSPRATLQLIAASKALAALGDRDFVVPDDVDALAVPVLGHRLLPATRLPGRSGAGSSHSVTEIVRRIVAATPVPFGNRAD from the coding sequence ATGACGTCGCTCGAAGACACCCGCTCCGCTGCCGGCCGCCGAGCGGCGCCCGAGACGCCCCTGACCCGTGAGGAGTTCACGGCGCACTGCGGCGCCGTGCTCGAGAACCTCACCCGCGTGATCGACGGCAAGTCGGCCGAGGTGTCGATGGCGCTGACGGTGTTCCTGGCCGGCGGCCACCTCCTGATGGAGGACGTGCCCGGCACCGGCAAGACGGTGCTGGCGAAGTCGCTGGCCGCCTCGGTTGGCGGCAGCGTGGCGCGCATCCAATTCACCCCCGACCTGCTGCCCTCGGACGTCACCGGCGTGTCGGTCTACAACCAGGCGACCCTCGACTTCGAGTTCAAGCCGGGCCCGGTATTCGCGAACATCCTGATCGGCGACGAGATCAACCGCGCCTCGCCCAAAACGCAGTCGGCGCTGCTGGAGTGCATGGAGGAGCGCCAGGTCTCCGTCGACGGCGTCACCCACCTGCTCCCGCGCCCCTTCGCCGTGATCGCGACGCAGAATCCGGTCGAGATGGAGGGCACTTACTCGCTGCCCGAGGCGCAGCGCGACCGCTTCATGGCCCGCCTCTCGCTCGGCTACCCCGACGAGCGCGCCGAGCTCGAGATGATCCGCACGCGCGACTCGGCCAGCCCGCTGGAGGAACTGCAGCCTGTCGTCGGCCTCGCCGAGCTCGAGCGGATGATGGCCTACGTGCGCTCGGTGTACGTCGCGCCGCCGGTGCAGGAGTACGTGGTGGCGATCATGCAGGCCACGCGCGTCGACCCGGAGCTGCGGCTGGGCGGGAGCCCTCGCGCCACTCTTCAGCTGATCGCCGCGTCGAAGGCGCTCGCCGCTCTGGGCGACCGCGACTTCGTGGTGCCGGACGATGTCGACGCGCTCGCCGTTCCCGTGCTCGGCCACCGCCTCCTGCCCGCCACGCGCCTGCCGGGCCGCTCGGGCGCCGGATCCTCGCACTCGGTCACCGAGATCGTGCGGCGCATCGTCGCGGCGACCCCCGTCCCCTTCGGCAATCGTGCCGACTGA
- a CDS encoding RsmD family RNA methyltransferase encodes MTRIIAGFAGSLTLRVPRAGTRPTSDRVREAVFSALEARDALDGATVVDLYAGSGALGLESASRGASAVVLVERDPKAARTAGENARAITTAAAKNRHPAPRIEVVTGSVRSFLDGSPAVNTDTVFLDPPYDLGEDDLAADLAGVLPLLREDAVVVVERSSRSPEPRWPAGLERERRKDYGETTIWWASPAPPAST; translated from the coding sequence GTGACCAGGATCATCGCCGGATTCGCCGGCTCGCTCACCCTCCGGGTCCCGCGCGCGGGCACCCGCCCCACCAGCGACCGCGTGCGCGAGGCCGTCTTCTCAGCTCTGGAGGCGCGCGACGCGCTCGACGGAGCGACCGTCGTGGACCTCTACGCCGGTTCCGGGGCGCTCGGCCTGGAGTCGGCCAGCCGCGGGGCGAGCGCCGTCGTCCTCGTCGAACGAGACCCGAAGGCCGCGCGGACCGCCGGTGAGAACGCGCGGGCGATCACGACCGCCGCCGCCAAGAACCGGCACCCCGCGCCCCGGATCGAGGTCGTGACCGGCTCCGTCCGCTCGTTCCTCGACGGCTCCCCCGCAGTGAATACCGACACCGTGTTCCTTGACCCGCCGTACGACCTCGGCGAAGACGACCTCGCGGCCGACCTGGCCGGAGTGCTACCGCTTCTGCGCGAGGACGCAGTGGTCGTCGTGGAGCGCAGCTCCCGCAGCCCGGAGCCGCGCTGGCCAGCGGGGCTCGAGCGCGAGCGGAGGAAGGACTACGGCGAGACGACGATCTGGTGGGCGTCGCCCGCTCCGCCCGCCTCCACGTAG
- the thiL gene encoding thiamine-phosphate kinase — protein sequence MTADRSPTLAELSEGEVLARVLTRLPGGGAETVVGPGDDCAVLRAPDGRFVVTTDMMVHGPDFRLAWSTPADLGWKAAASNLADVAAMGARPTGLVVALAAPHSLGLDVLEGIADGLAAGCAAMAPGCGVVGGDLSASATLTLSITAFGSLDGRPPVLRSGARPGDVLALAGPLGRAGLGLRLLFEQAREEGEPSADLAARLRERHPSLLDAQLRPTAPIAAGTAAGGIATAMMDVSDGVVLDARRMSRASAVVIDLDPAAVDAHARQLTRVEGVDLDLARALVLGGGEDHAMLACFPPATVLPEEFVPLGVVREGAPEVRLGGVALDERGGWDPYLGWDGAAG from the coding sequence ATGACAGCGGATCGGAGTCCCACCCTGGCCGAGCTCAGCGAGGGCGAGGTGCTCGCGCGGGTGCTGACCCGCCTCCCCGGCGGGGGAGCGGAGACGGTGGTCGGGCCGGGGGACGACTGCGCGGTGCTGCGCGCACCCGACGGTCGTTTCGTGGTCACGACGGACATGATGGTGCACGGCCCCGACTTCCGGCTGGCCTGGTCGACTCCGGCGGATCTGGGCTGGAAGGCGGCCGCCTCGAACCTCGCCGACGTCGCGGCGATGGGTGCGCGGCCCACCGGGCTCGTCGTCGCGCTGGCGGCCCCGCACTCGCTGGGCCTAGACGTGCTGGAGGGGATCGCGGACGGTCTCGCCGCGGGCTGCGCCGCGATGGCGCCCGGCTGCGGGGTCGTCGGGGGCGATCTCTCCGCCTCCGCGACGCTGACGCTCTCGATCACGGCCTTCGGCTCGCTCGACGGCCGCCCTCCGGTGCTGCGCAGCGGCGCGCGCCCGGGGGACGTTCTGGCCCTCGCCGGGCCGCTCGGCCGCGCCGGTCTGGGGCTGCGTCTGCTGTTCGAGCAGGCGCGGGAGGAGGGGGAGCCGTCGGCGGACCTCGCGGCGCGGCTGCGGGAGCGGCACCCGTCCCTCCTGGACGCGCAGCTTCGGCCGACGGCTCCGATTGCGGCGGGCACGGCCGCTGGCGGGATCGCCACCGCGATGATGGACGTCTCGGACGGAGTGGTGCTCGATGCGCGCCGGATGTCCCGGGCGAGCGCCGTGGTGATCGACCTGGACCCGGCGGCGGTCGACGCGCATGCACGACAGCTGACCCGGGTCGAAGGCGTGGATCTCGACCTGGCGAGGGCGCTGGTGCTCGGCGGCGGCGAAGACCACGCCATGCTCGCGTGCTTCCCGCCGGCGACCGTGCTGCCAGAGGAGTTCGTGCCGCTCGGAGTCGTCCGCGAGGGGGCGCCCGAGGTGCGGCTGGGCGGGGTGGCGCTCGACGAGCGCGGCGGTTGGGACCCGTATCTCGGCTGGGACGGCGCGGCGGGCTGA
- a CDS encoding DUF3515 family protein, whose protein sequence is MSFRRSLLSAAGLVAVLALTACSPVVALDAADDSESVNCATISSRLPSGLTDGAGGEIARRETNAQGTAAWGSPAVVLLRCGLEPPAADPRCIEVNGIDWISDDSDAPRYRFITFGRTPATEVIIDSEAISGSSVLVDLAPAVGALAPAGDVKCQDLGDITLPAPAPQ, encoded by the coding sequence ATGTCTTTTAGACGGTCTCTGTTGTCTGCCGCAGGCCTCGTTGCCGTTCTCGCGCTAACCGCCTGTTCTCCGGTCGTGGCGCTCGATGCAGCAGATGATTCCGAAAGTGTGAACTGTGCAACTATTTCGTCGCGGCTGCCGAGTGGTCTGACCGATGGTGCCGGTGGGGAAATCGCGCGACGCGAGACCAACGCTCAAGGGACAGCGGCGTGGGGTTCTCCGGCTGTCGTCCTGCTGCGATGCGGGCTCGAGCCTCCCGCTGCGGATCCTCGCTGTATAGAAGTGAATGGCATTGATTGGATATCGGACGATTCCGACGCCCCCAGGTATCGGTTCATCACGTTCGGCCGCACCCCGGCGACCGAGGTCATCATCGACAGCGAAGCGATCTCGGGTAGTTCAGTCCTCGTCGACCTGGCCCCGGCGGTCGGCGCCCTTGCCCCCGCGGGCGACGTCAAGTGCCAGGACCTTGGCGACATCACCCTGCCGGCACCCGCACCCCAGTAG